A region of Cucumis melo cultivar AY chromosome 2, USDA_Cmelo_AY_1.0, whole genome shotgun sequence DNA encodes the following proteins:
- the LOC103501562 gene encoding proline-rich receptor-like protein kinase PERK1, whose protein sequence is MSSPSPTSPPATNTTSPPPPTTTAPPPATPSLSPPPPDSASQPPPASSSPPPSTTPSPPPPDTSTPSPPTSSPSPPTPPSTSSPAPPSTNSTTPPQLPSPTPPSGSGTPASPGENLTPSSPSPSSGVSAGLVAGVAIAGVVVVVVALIVMFLCMRKKRRRDEEAYYRPPPPPPAYKDGPYGQQQHHWQSHPPPPADHIVGAVPKPSPPPAPRPPLSPPIINSSGGSGSNYSGSENSLAPASSSIPLGFSQSSFTYEELAMATDGFSEANLLGQGGFGYVHKGVLPNGKEVAVKQLKAGSGQGEREFQAEVEIISRVHHRHLVSLVGYCITGSKRLLVYEFVPNNTLEFHLHGKGRPTMDWPTRLKIALGSAKGLAYLHEDCNPKIIHRDIKAANILLDLKFEAKVADFGLAKLSSDVNTHVSTRVMGTFGYLAPEYASSGKLTEKSDVFSFGVMLLEMITGRRPVDTTQSFMDDGLLDWARPLLLRATEDGHYDGLVDPKLRDNYDHNEMARMVACAAACVRHSARRRPRMSQVVHALEGESSLSDLNEGIRPGHSSVYSSYGSSDYDTAQYNEDLKKFRKMALASQEYGSEFSEQTSEYGLYPSGSSGDGQTTREMEMRMTAKKESGGFSGSSWGEEVKKH, encoded by the exons aTGTCGTCTCCGTCTCCAACCTCGCCGCCGGCGACTAACACCACCTCACCCCCACCTCCCACCACCACTGCACCACCTCCGGCAACCCCATCTCTCTCACCGCCTCCTCCCGACTCTGCCTCTCAGCCTCCTCCTGCTTCTTCATCTCCTCCGCCTTCTACTACTCCTTCCCCGCCACCTCCGGATACTTCCACTCCATCTCCGCCTACTTCTTCTCCTTCACCACCAACCCCACCTTCGACCTCTTCGCCTGCGCCTCCATCTACAAACTCGACTACTCCCCCGCAGCTGCCTAGTCCGACGCCGCCTTCGGGTTCTGGTACACCTGCGAGTCCCGGAGAAAATTTGACTCCGTCGTCTCCCTCACCGTCGTCGGGAGTTTCGGCTGGACTTGTGGCTGGAGTCGCCATTGCTGGAGTGGTGGTGGTTGTTGTGGCGTTGATTGTTATGTTTTTGTGTATGAGAAAGAAGAGAAGACGCGACGAGGAGGCTTACTACAGGCCGCCGCCGCCACCCCCGGCGTATAAAG ATGGCCCATATGGTCAACAACAGCACCACTGGCAATCACATCCCCCGCCGCCGGCAGATCATATTGTCGGGGCAGTGCCGAAGCCATCTCCTCCACCAGCACCACGGCCACCGCTGTCACCTCCGATTATAAACAGCAGTGGGGGCTCTGGATCTAATTATTCAGGGTCTGAAAATTCGCTTGCTCCTGCTTCATCTTCTATTCCCTTAGGCTTTTCACAAAGCAGTTTTACTTATGAAGAGTTAGCAATGGCCACAGATGGGTTTTCAGAAGCCAATCTCCTTGGACAAGGTGGGTTTGGTTATGTGCATAAAGGGGTTCTTCCAAATGGAAAGGAAGTGGCAGTGAAGCAACTTAAAGCTGGAAGTGGACAGGGAGAACGTGAATTTCAAGCTGAAGTGGAAATAATCAGCCGTGTTCATCATAGACATCTTGTTTCCTTAGTTGGATATTGCATTACCGGCTCCAAACGATTGCTGGTTTATGAATTTGTTCCTAACAACACATTGGAGTTTCACTTGCATG GGAAAGGACGACCCACCATGGATTGGCCAACGAGATTGAAAATTGCTCTCGGATCTGCCAAGGGATTGGCTTACCTTCACGAGGATT GTAATCCTAAGATCATTCATCGCGACATCAAAGCTGCAAATATACTTTtggatttgaaatttgaagcaAAG GTTGCTGATTTTGGGCTTGCTAAGTTGTCTTCTGATGTTAATACTCATGTTTCAACCCGAGTCATGGGAACTTTTGG ATACCTTGCTCCAGAATACGCTTCAAGTGGGAAACTCACTGAGAAATCAGATGTCTTCTCCTTTGGAGTGATGCTTTTGGAGATGATTACTGGACGTAGACCTGTAGATACAACTCAATCATTCATGGACGATGGATTGCTCGATTGG GCAAGGCCATTACTACTTCGGGCCACGGAAGATGGGCACTACGATGGTTTAGTAGATCCAAAGCTGAGAGATAACTACGACCACAATGAAATGGCTCGCATGGTTGCTTGTGCAGCTGCCTGTGTGCGCCATTCAGCGAGGCGCCGACCACGGATGAGTCAGGTGGTTCATGCTCTTGAAGGTGAATCCTCACTTTCTGATCTTAACGAAGGGATACGGCCTGGACATAGCTCTGTCTACAGTTCTTATGGAAGCTCTGACTACGACACAGCTCAGTACAATGAGGACCTGAAAAAGTTCAGGAAGATGGCGTTGGCAAGTCAGGAGTACGGCAGTGAGTTCAGCGAGCAAACGAGTGAGTATGGTTTGTATCCATCTGGGTCGAGTGGCGATGGCCAAACAACCAGGGAAATGGAGATGAGAATGACGGCGAAGAAAGAAAGTGGAGGTTTTAGTGGAAGCTCATGGGGAGAGGAAGTAAAGAAGCACTGA
- the LOC103501561 gene encoding probable chlorophyll(ide) b reductase NYC1, chloroplastic isoform X2: MTTLAKLHVYPQTFEGPSTRDGHLIGALGPGVHRLDVGVSTSRGRGLCLRKCRSFRGGDGGDFEKENSKGGNRRNSRLKEVKMKKESQFWKFLRSGVLGKFNLLMGSDVDQGKLMANMEGLLSSAAVQIGRYIVTMMSTGVVLAVGFQLSGGDSQMNTLIWYSWLGGVIIGTMIGANMVLEEHCSAGPRNVVITGSTRGLGKALAREFLLSGDRVVVASRSSESVQETLRELEENLKGLMVRSGSSNKSLAHAKVVGTTCNVCDPEDVHNLANFALNELGSIDIWINNAGTNKGFRPLLQFTDEDITQILSTNLVGSLLCTREAMRVMRNQPKGGHIFNMDGAGSGGSSTPLTAVYGSTKCGLRQLQSSLLKECRRSNVGVHTASPGMVLTDLLLSGSTVRNKQMFNIICELPETVARTLVPRMRVVKGTGKAINYLTPPRILLALVTAWLRRGRWFDDQGFVCS, translated from the exons ATGACTACGCTCGCGAAGCTCCACGTCTACCCACAAACTTTTGAGGGTCCAAGTACTAGAGATGGGCATCTGATCGGAGCTCTTGGTCCGGGAGTTCACCGGTTGGATGTTGGAGTATCGACGAGCCGTGGTCGTGGGTTATGCTTGAGAAAGTGTAGATCCTTCAGAGGAGGGGATGGTGGGGATTTTGAGAAGGAGAATAGTAAAGGGGGGAACCGGAGAAATTCGAGGTTGAAAGAGGTGAAAATGAAGAAGGAAAGTCAGTTTTGGAAATTTTTGAGGTCTGGTGTTTTGGGTAAGTTTAATTTGCTAATGGGATCGGATGTTGATCAGGGGAAGCTTATGGCTAATATGGAGGGTTTGCTTTCTTCG GCTGCAGTCCAAATTGGAAGATATATTGTTACAATGATGAGCACTGGTGTCGTACTTGCTGTCGGGTTTCAGTTATCAG GTGGTGACAGCCAGATGAACACATTGATTTGGTATAGTTGGCTCGGAGGGGTTATTATTGGAACCATGATTGGTGCGAACATGGTATTAGAGGAGCATTGCAGTGCTGGTCCACGCAATGTTGTAATAACTGGAAG CACTAGAGGATTGGGGAAAGCACTAGCCAGAGAGTTTCTTCTTTCAGGAGACCGTGTGGTTGTAGCTTCTCGCAG CTCTGAGTCTGTTCAAGAAACTCTAAGAGAGCTCGAGGAAAACTTAAAAGGTCTAATGGTCAGAAGTGGTTCTTCCAATAAAAGCCTGGCACATGCTAAAGTTGTTGGCACAACGTGCAATGTTTGTGACCCTGAAGATGTTCATAATTTAGCCAATTTTGCTCTGAATGAACTTGGTTCCATTGACATTTGG ATAAACAATGCGGGGACGAATAAAGGCTTTAGACCATTGCTGCAGTTTACAGATGAAGATATTACTCAG ATTCTCTCAACAAACCTTGTTGGTTCTCTTCTTTGTACTCGAGAAGCCATGCGTGTAATGAGAAATCAGCCTAAAGGAGGGCATATATTTAACATGGATGGTGCTGGTTCTGGAGGTTCAAGTACTCCTTTGACGGCTGT GTATGGATCGACAAAATGTGGTCTTAGGCAGCTTCAATCGTCTCTTTTGAAAGAGTGCAGGCGGTCCAATGTAGGAGTACACACCGCATCTCCCGGCATGGTTTTGACAGATCTCCTTCTTAG TGGTTCAACTGTGAGAAACAAACAGATGTTCAACATAATTTGTGAGCTTCCTGAAACAGTTGCTAGAACATTAGTTCCCCGTATGCGGGTTGTGAAAGGAACAGGAAAGGCCATCAACTACTTGACTCCTCCAAGAATCTTATTAGCTCTGGTCACTGCCTGGCTGCGACGAGGTCGTTGGTTTGATGATCAG GGCtttgtatgcagctga
- the LOC103501563 gene encoding subtilisin-like protease SBT6.1 isoform X1 translates to MIASSSVSFIAIFLPIFISISLFQFKPNTLFQTLTPNYSTFDPSPFNNLTHRNSVLRKQNYIVRFLQYRQAKDHRFYLESRVRSGGWEWIQRRNPASKYPTDFGLVSIEDSVRGELIEEIEELELVKDVNVDASHVRGLLTEDAGRVGAFVDGKKRPGKIFTSMSFKEGGGERYTAITNASNRWGRHLSMERSQVTSLFGADSLWAKGYTGSKVKMAIFDTGIRANHPHFRNIKERTNWTNEDTLNDNLGHGTFVAGVIAGGDEECLGFAPDTEIYAFRVFTDAQVSYTSWFLDAFNYAIATNMDVLNLSIGGPDYLDLPFVEKIWEITANNIIMVSAIGNDGPLYGTLNNPADQSDVIGVGGIDYNDHIASFSSRGMTTWEMPHGYGRVKPDVVAYGREIMGSKISTGCKSLSGTSVASPVVAGVVCLLVSVIPESQRKVILNPASMKQALVEGAAKLAGPNMYEQGAGRVDLLESYEVLKSYQPRASIFPGVLDYTDCPYTWPFCRQPLYAGAMPIIFNATILNGMGVIGYVEGQPTWHPSDEEANLLSIHFTYSKVIWPWTGYIALHMQIKEEGAQFSGEIEGNVTLTVYSPPSRGEKNRRISTCVLQLKLKVVPTPPRSKRILWDQFHNIKYPPGYIPRDSLDVRNDILDWHGDHLHTNFHIMFNMLRDAGYYVETLGSPLTCFDARQYGTLLLVDLEDEYFKEEIEKLRDDVMTTGLGLAVFSEWYNVETMVKMRFFDDNTRSWWTPVTGGANIPALNDLLAPFGIAFGDKILNGDFSIDGEQSRYASGTDIVRFPQGGYVHSFPFVDSSESGAAQSILTSSMSKADFSILGLLEAAEGRIAVYGDSNCLDSSHMVTNCYWLLRKILDFTSGNIRDPVLFTKFSKRKTPLYLEDSKLPSRRSDVNFSLYSAVAGKELICRSDSRFEVWGTKGYSTQVRGRNRRLPGFPVIDLGRGLNSTSESSMGPPKSTSKDRSDTYGNRYLSLFYRDEPDMPLSVPNHWLVPAVVALTGLLLLLSFWRIRQKRRRRRRGSGSARFSNI, encoded by the exons ATGATCGCTTCTTCCTCTGTCTCCTTCATCGCCATCTTTCTTCCTATCTTCATCTCCATCTCTCTTTTCCAATTCAAACCCAACACCCTATTCCAAACCCTAACTCCAAACTACTCAACCTTCGATCCATCTCCCTTCAATAATCTCACTCACAGAAACTCAGTCCTCCGAAAGCAGAACTACATTGTTCGCTTCCTTCAATACAGGCAGGCGAAGGACCATCGGTTTTATCTGGAATCGCGTGTTAGATCGGGCGGCTGGGAATGGATCCAGAGGCGGAACCCTGCGTCCAAGTATCCAACCGATTTCGGTTTGGTGTCAATTGAGGACTCAGTGAGAGGGGAGCTGATTGAGGAGATTGAGGAATTGGAGCTTGTCAAGGATGTGAATGTAGATGCAAGTCATGTGAGGGGTTTGCTAACGGAGGATGCGGGTAGAGTTGGAGCTTTTGTCGATGGCAAGAAGCGTCCGGGGAAGATTTTCACCTCCATGTCGTTTAAAGAAGGAGGCGGAGAACGTTATACAGCAATTACCAATGCCTCTAATAGATGGGGACGGCATCTGTCGATGGAG AGATCTCAAGTTACCTCACTATTTGGAGCAGACTCTCTTTGGGCAAAAGGGTATACTGGTTCCAAAGTTAAGATGGCTATATTCGATACTGGTATTCGTGCTAATCACCCTCACTTTAGGAATATCAAG GAGCGAACCAATTGGACCAATGAAGATACTTTAAATGATAATCTTGGACATGGGACATTTGTCGCTGGTGTCATTGCGGGTGGAGATGAAGAATGTCTAGGATTTGCTCCAGATACAGAGATATATGCTTTTCGTGTGTTTACAGATGCACAG GTGTCCTACACTTCTTGGTTCCTTGATGCATTCAACTATGCAATTGCTACAAATATGGATGTATTAAATTTAAGCATTGGTGGACCAGATTACTTGGATCTTCCATTTGTAGAGAAG ATTTGGGAAATAACAGCAAATAATATCATCATGGTTTCTGCAATTGGAAATGATGGACCACTTTATGGGACTTTAAACAATCCTGCAGATCAGAGTGACGTCATTGGTGTTGGGGGTATTGACTATAATGATCATATTGCTTCATTTTCCTCACGTGGCATGACTACTTGGGAGATGCCTCATGG TTATGGTCGTGTGAAGCCCGATGTTGTTGCATATGGTCGGGAAATTATGGGATCCAAAATTAGTACTGGGTGCAAAAGTTTATCAGGCACTAGTGTCGCTAGTCCTGTAGTTGCTGGTGTGGTATGTCTACTTGTTAGTGTCATCCCTGAAAGCCAGCGGAAGGTTATTTTAAATCCAGCTAGCATGAAACAAGCACTTGTTGAGGGGGCTGCAAAGCTCGCTGGTCCTAATATGTACGAGCAAGGAGCTGGCAGAGTTGATTT GTTAGAATCATATGAAGTACTTAAGAGCTACCAACCCAGGGCAAGCATCTTCCCTGGTGTTCTTGACTATACAGATTGCCCTTATACATGGCCCTTTTGCCGCCAACCTCTTTATGCAGGTGCAATGCCTATTATTTTCAATGCTACCATTTTAAATGGTATGGGTGTAATTGGCTATGTTGAAGGTCAACCAACTTGGCACCCTTCTGATGAAGAAGCCAATCTCTTAAGTATTCACTTCACTTATTCTAAGGTCATTTGGCCATGGACTGGTTATATTGCACTGCATATGCAGATTAAGGAAGAAGGTGCTCAATTTTCTGGAGAAATTGAGGGCAATGTGACTCTAACAGTATATAGTCCTCCATCAAGAGGCGAGAAGAACCGCCGGATTAGTACTTGTGTGCTACAGCTGAAGCTAAAAGTAGTTCCTACACCTCCAAGATCAAAACGAATTTTATGGGATCAATTTCATAATATCAAATATCCTCCTGGTTATATTCCTAGAGATTCCTTGGATGTACGCAATGACATTCTGGACTGGCATGGAGACCACCTGCACACAAATTTTCATATAATGTTTAACATGTTAAGAGATGCTGGGTACTATGTTGAAACCCTTGGTTCTCCTCTTACATGCTTTGATGCTCGTCAATATGGAACACTTTTACTAGTGGATCTTGAAGACGAATACTTCAAAGAGGAAATTGAGAAGTTGAGAGATGATGTTATGACTACTGGATTGGGATTGGCTGTGTTTTCCGAATGGTATAATGTAGAAACAATGGTAAAGATGAGGTTCTTTGATGATAACACAAGAAGCTGGTGGACACCAGTTACTGGAGGTGCAAATATTCCTGCACTCAATGATCTTTTAGCCCCATTTGGCATTGCTTTCGGGGATAAGATTCTGAATGGTGATTTTTCTATTGACGGTGAACAGAGTAGGTATGCGTCAGGAACAGATATTGTGAGGTTTCCACAAGGTGGTTATGTACATAGTTTCCCTTTCGTTGATAGCTCAGAGAGTGGGGCAGCTCAGAGCATACTAACGTCTAGCATGAGTAAG GCTGACTTTTCGATTCTTGGCTTATTAGAGGCGGCAGAAGGTCGCATTGCAGTCTATGGAGATTCCAATTGTCTGGATAGCAGCCATATGGTTACAAATTGCTATTGGCTGCTGAGGAAAATATTAGATTTTACGAGTGGAAATATTAGAGATCCGGTACTATTCACCAAGTTTTCCAAACGAAAAACACCTTTGTATCTAGAAGACAGCAAACTACCATCTCGAAGAAGTGACGTAAATTTCTCTTTGTATTCTGCTGTTGCTGGAAAGGAATTGATATGCAGAAGTGATTCTAGGTTTGAAGTATGGGGGACCAAGGGATACAGTACACAAGTCCGGGGAAGAAATCGAAGACTTCCTGGATTTCCTGTAATTGACTTGGGACGAGGCTTGAATTCTACTTCAGAAAGTTCAATGGGACCTCCGAAGTCAACTTCAAAAGACCGAAGTGATACATATGGTAACCGATACTTAAGCTTGTTCTACCGGGATGAG CCTGACATGCCTTTGTCTGTTCCTAATCATTGGCTTGTTCCTGCTGTAGTTGCATTAACAG GGCTTTTGCTCCTTTTGAGTTTTTGGCGGATTAGACAGAAGCGACGGCGGCGACGAAGAGGATCTGGATCTGCACGTTTTTCCAATATATAG
- the LOC103501563 gene encoding subtilisin-like protease SBT6.1 isoform X2 → MLFVCLQMHSLLQVSYTSWFLDAFNYAIATNMDVLNLSIGGPDYLDLPFVEKIWEITANNIIMVSAIGNDGPLYGTLNNPADQSDVIGVGGIDYNDHIASFSSRGMTTWEMPHGYGRVKPDVVAYGREIMGSKISTGCKSLSGTSVASPVVAGVVCLLVSVIPESQRKVILNPASMKQALVEGAAKLAGPNMYEQGAGRVDLLESYEVLKSYQPRASIFPGVLDYTDCPYTWPFCRQPLYAGAMPIIFNATILNGMGVIGYVEGQPTWHPSDEEANLLSIHFTYSKVIWPWTGYIALHMQIKEEGAQFSGEIEGNVTLTVYSPPSRGEKNRRISTCVLQLKLKVVPTPPRSKRILWDQFHNIKYPPGYIPRDSLDVRNDILDWHGDHLHTNFHIMFNMLRDAGYYVETLGSPLTCFDARQYGTLLLVDLEDEYFKEEIEKLRDDVMTTGLGLAVFSEWYNVETMVKMRFFDDNTRSWWTPVTGGANIPALNDLLAPFGIAFGDKILNGDFSIDGEQSRYASGTDIVRFPQGGYVHSFPFVDSSESGAAQSILTSSMSKADFSILGLLEAAEGRIAVYGDSNCLDSSHMVTNCYWLLRKILDFTSGNIRDPVLFTKFSKRKTPLYLEDSKLPSRRSDVNFSLYSAVAGKELICRSDSRFEVWGTKGYSTQVRGRNRRLPGFPVIDLGRGLNSTSESSMGPPKSTSKDRSDTYGNRYLSLFYRDEPDMPLSVPNHWLVPAVVALTGLLLLLSFWRIRQKRRRRRRGSGSARFSNI, encoded by the exons ATGCTTTTCGTGTGTTTACAGATGCACAG CCTATTGCAGGTGTCCTACACTTCTTGGTTCCTTGATGCATTCAACTATGCAATTGCTACAAATATGGATGTATTAAATTTAAGCATTGGTGGACCAGATTACTTGGATCTTCCATTTGTAGAGAAG ATTTGGGAAATAACAGCAAATAATATCATCATGGTTTCTGCAATTGGAAATGATGGACCACTTTATGGGACTTTAAACAATCCTGCAGATCAGAGTGACGTCATTGGTGTTGGGGGTATTGACTATAATGATCATATTGCTTCATTTTCCTCACGTGGCATGACTACTTGGGAGATGCCTCATGG TTATGGTCGTGTGAAGCCCGATGTTGTTGCATATGGTCGGGAAATTATGGGATCCAAAATTAGTACTGGGTGCAAAAGTTTATCAGGCACTAGTGTCGCTAGTCCTGTAGTTGCTGGTGTGGTATGTCTACTTGTTAGTGTCATCCCTGAAAGCCAGCGGAAGGTTATTTTAAATCCAGCTAGCATGAAACAAGCACTTGTTGAGGGGGCTGCAAAGCTCGCTGGTCCTAATATGTACGAGCAAGGAGCTGGCAGAGTTGATTT GTTAGAATCATATGAAGTACTTAAGAGCTACCAACCCAGGGCAAGCATCTTCCCTGGTGTTCTTGACTATACAGATTGCCCTTATACATGGCCCTTTTGCCGCCAACCTCTTTATGCAGGTGCAATGCCTATTATTTTCAATGCTACCATTTTAAATGGTATGGGTGTAATTGGCTATGTTGAAGGTCAACCAACTTGGCACCCTTCTGATGAAGAAGCCAATCTCTTAAGTATTCACTTCACTTATTCTAAGGTCATTTGGCCATGGACTGGTTATATTGCACTGCATATGCAGATTAAGGAAGAAGGTGCTCAATTTTCTGGAGAAATTGAGGGCAATGTGACTCTAACAGTATATAGTCCTCCATCAAGAGGCGAGAAGAACCGCCGGATTAGTACTTGTGTGCTACAGCTGAAGCTAAAAGTAGTTCCTACACCTCCAAGATCAAAACGAATTTTATGGGATCAATTTCATAATATCAAATATCCTCCTGGTTATATTCCTAGAGATTCCTTGGATGTACGCAATGACATTCTGGACTGGCATGGAGACCACCTGCACACAAATTTTCATATAATGTTTAACATGTTAAGAGATGCTGGGTACTATGTTGAAACCCTTGGTTCTCCTCTTACATGCTTTGATGCTCGTCAATATGGAACACTTTTACTAGTGGATCTTGAAGACGAATACTTCAAAGAGGAAATTGAGAAGTTGAGAGATGATGTTATGACTACTGGATTGGGATTGGCTGTGTTTTCCGAATGGTATAATGTAGAAACAATGGTAAAGATGAGGTTCTTTGATGATAACACAAGAAGCTGGTGGACACCAGTTACTGGAGGTGCAAATATTCCTGCACTCAATGATCTTTTAGCCCCATTTGGCATTGCTTTCGGGGATAAGATTCTGAATGGTGATTTTTCTATTGACGGTGAACAGAGTAGGTATGCGTCAGGAACAGATATTGTGAGGTTTCCACAAGGTGGTTATGTACATAGTTTCCCTTTCGTTGATAGCTCAGAGAGTGGGGCAGCTCAGAGCATACTAACGTCTAGCATGAGTAAG GCTGACTTTTCGATTCTTGGCTTATTAGAGGCGGCAGAAGGTCGCATTGCAGTCTATGGAGATTCCAATTGTCTGGATAGCAGCCATATGGTTACAAATTGCTATTGGCTGCTGAGGAAAATATTAGATTTTACGAGTGGAAATATTAGAGATCCGGTACTATTCACCAAGTTTTCCAAACGAAAAACACCTTTGTATCTAGAAGACAGCAAACTACCATCTCGAAGAAGTGACGTAAATTTCTCTTTGTATTCTGCTGTTGCTGGAAAGGAATTGATATGCAGAAGTGATTCTAGGTTTGAAGTATGGGGGACCAAGGGATACAGTACACAAGTCCGGGGAAGAAATCGAAGACTTCCTGGATTTCCTGTAATTGACTTGGGACGAGGCTTGAATTCTACTTCAGAAAGTTCAATGGGACCTCCGAAGTCAACTTCAAAAGACCGAAGTGATACATATGGTAACCGATACTTAAGCTTGTTCTACCGGGATGAG CCTGACATGCCTTTGTCTGTTCCTAATCATTGGCTTGTTCCTGCTGTAGTTGCATTAACAG GGCTTTTGCTCCTTTTGAGTTTTTGGCGGATTAGACAGAAGCGACGGCGGCGACGAAGAGGATCTGGATCTGCACGTTTTTCCAATATATAG
- the LOC103501561 gene encoding probable chlorophyll(ide) b reductase NYC1, chloroplastic isoform X1: MTTLAKLHVYPQTFEGPSTRDGHLIGALGPGVHRLDVGVSTSRGRGLCLRKCRSFRGGDGGDFEKENSKGGNRRNSRLKEVKMKKESQFWKFLRSGVLGKFNLLMGSDVDQGKLMANMEGLLSSAAVQIGRYIVTMMSTGVVLAVGFQLSGGDSQMNTLIWYSWLGGVIIGTMIGANMVLEEHCSAGPRNVVITGSTRGLGKALAREFLLSGDRVVVASRSSESVQETLRELEENLKGLMVRSGSSNKSLAHAKVVGTTCNVCDPEDVHNLANFALNELGSIDIWINNAGTNKGFRPLLQFTDEDITQILSTNLVGSLLCTREAMRVMRNQPKGGHIFNMDGAGSGGSSTPLTAVYGSTKCGLRQLQSSLLKECRRSNVGVHTASPGMVLTDLLLSGSTVRNKQMFNIICELPETVARTLVPRMRVVKGTGKAINYLTPPRILLALVTAWLRRGRWFDDQGRALYAAEADRIRNWAENRTRFSFTDAMEMYTENTWVSVFSLSVVCAFIILSTTNNTLPGT, from the exons ATGACTACGCTCGCGAAGCTCCACGTCTACCCACAAACTTTTGAGGGTCCAAGTACTAGAGATGGGCATCTGATCGGAGCTCTTGGTCCGGGAGTTCACCGGTTGGATGTTGGAGTATCGACGAGCCGTGGTCGTGGGTTATGCTTGAGAAAGTGTAGATCCTTCAGAGGAGGGGATGGTGGGGATTTTGAGAAGGAGAATAGTAAAGGGGGGAACCGGAGAAATTCGAGGTTGAAAGAGGTGAAAATGAAGAAGGAAAGTCAGTTTTGGAAATTTTTGAGGTCTGGTGTTTTGGGTAAGTTTAATTTGCTAATGGGATCGGATGTTGATCAGGGGAAGCTTATGGCTAATATGGAGGGTTTGCTTTCTTCG GCTGCAGTCCAAATTGGAAGATATATTGTTACAATGATGAGCACTGGTGTCGTACTTGCTGTCGGGTTTCAGTTATCAG GTGGTGACAGCCAGATGAACACATTGATTTGGTATAGTTGGCTCGGAGGGGTTATTATTGGAACCATGATTGGTGCGAACATGGTATTAGAGGAGCATTGCAGTGCTGGTCCACGCAATGTTGTAATAACTGGAAG CACTAGAGGATTGGGGAAAGCACTAGCCAGAGAGTTTCTTCTTTCAGGAGACCGTGTGGTTGTAGCTTCTCGCAG CTCTGAGTCTGTTCAAGAAACTCTAAGAGAGCTCGAGGAAAACTTAAAAGGTCTAATGGTCAGAAGTGGTTCTTCCAATAAAAGCCTGGCACATGCTAAAGTTGTTGGCACAACGTGCAATGTTTGTGACCCTGAAGATGTTCATAATTTAGCCAATTTTGCTCTGAATGAACTTGGTTCCATTGACATTTGG ATAAACAATGCGGGGACGAATAAAGGCTTTAGACCATTGCTGCAGTTTACAGATGAAGATATTACTCAG ATTCTCTCAACAAACCTTGTTGGTTCTCTTCTTTGTACTCGAGAAGCCATGCGTGTAATGAGAAATCAGCCTAAAGGAGGGCATATATTTAACATGGATGGTGCTGGTTCTGGAGGTTCAAGTACTCCTTTGACGGCTGT GTATGGATCGACAAAATGTGGTCTTAGGCAGCTTCAATCGTCTCTTTTGAAAGAGTGCAGGCGGTCCAATGTAGGAGTACACACCGCATCTCCCGGCATGGTTTTGACAGATCTCCTTCTTAG TGGTTCAACTGTGAGAAACAAACAGATGTTCAACATAATTTGTGAGCTTCCTGAAACAGTTGCTAGAACATTAGTTCCCCGTATGCGGGTTGTGAAAGGAACAGGAAAGGCCATCAACTACTTGACTCCTCCAAGAATCTTATTAGCTCTGGTCACTGCCTGGCTGCGACGAGGTCGTTGGTTTGATGATCAG GGGAGGGCtttgtatgcagctgaggcagaCAGAATCCGAAACTGGGCCGAAAACCGCACACGTTTCTCCTTCACCGATGCAATGGAGATGTACACAGAGAATACCTGGGTGTCTGTCTTCTCCCTTTCGGTCGTTTGCGCCTTCATAATTCTCTCAACCACAAACAACACTCTTCCCGGAACTTGA